GTATTTTGAGAAAAAACGGAGTCATATGGAACTTGATGCGCACTTAAGCGCTCAAATTCGCGTTAGTAGATGAATGCGAATTCGCACGAATGCAAAATCAAAAGCGGCTGTCTATGCGATGTCTTTCGAGTTCCGCAGGCGAATCAGCTGGCGACGCATTTTCGGCGACGCATTAACCTCTGGCATGGCCTGTGTATTGACATCAACTTGGAGTGTTTCCATGTATTCGTCGTTGCCGTAGGTAAAAGCTTCGAGGAGCAGCTCGAGGAGCTGATCGCGGTCCTTGAAAATTGCCTTTTCTTCAATGAGGCGGAATTTGAGATTAATTTCACACTCATAGACGCCGACCTCAGCCGATGCAGCGTGTTGTTGAGTAGTAGTTTGTTGATAAGCATGTGCATCTCTGCACATTGTGACGACTTCTTTTCCCATTTTTGAAACCAACCGATTTTCAATCGAAATGAACTTAGATCGAAGAACTCCAGTGTGAACCACTCCAGTAGACTGACATCCATCCCAGATTGGGCGCTGAATTGACGGTTACTCAATCGGCGGGAATTCCCAAGTGGCGGTGCAGCTACAAAACGTATCTAGGACTGCTGGAGCGGACAGCAATGCCGAACGATAGCGGACAGCTATTAAGGTTCAAGCAGATAAGGCAAGGTTGATGCAGTGAGAATTGGTGTCCTAGTTTTAGGCTCAAAACTATATATAGGTTGGTCGCATAGGGAATAACACCGTAATTACACGCATATTCTTTTTCGGATCCTGAATAGCCAGACAAACTAACTTGGTTTAATGTTTTCCGAGTATTTAAAAGTTGTTTTTGTTGTGAATCAATCTAATTTTAGATTGTTGAATTTAGCGTAAATTAACATTTCTTGATGATTTAGCTCGGGCTAAAAGTGCCTGCATATAAGCATGGTAGGAGTTCTGTAGAAAATAGCGACTTAGTCTGTGCCTGAGATTTAATATGTTTAAATTTAAATGCGAAAATTAAAATTGACTACGCTTCTAATTCGCTCATTTCAGTTGATCAACGTGGCTGGAGTGTTTAATCCATGAAATGAGGCACAGTTAATCATTGCTAACCCAAGTGATCTAGATCATTAAAATGAGGTGATCTGAATCACGAGTGCGATTCGCTATATTCAGGTTTAAGGCGTGAAAGAATCCCTGAATATAAGGGAATTAGCCGAATTTTAAGCGTTAGCCGAGGTTTTGAGCGAGTGTCGTCTTGCCTCAATCAGCCAATTATTACCGGAAAAGATTTCCGTGATTAAGTGCGTTCTTCGGATCTCATGAAAAAATACGTACAAACACGGAGATCTTTTGAGGCCCAAAAAATATTACAATAGTGGATTGCAAAATAACTAGGTGCAGCGAGCTAGTTAATATCCACGGGCAAAGTGAAGTGAAAGCAGCTTCCCTGGCGCAATACAGAGTCTACCCAGATCTGTCCGTAGTGGGCTCGGATGATTCGCTGACAAAGATTTAGACCGATTCCATAACCTGACTCATCTTGGTCGCGCTGCAACCGTACATGGTCATCGAAGATTAAGTTGAACTGATCTTCGGGAATGCCTAGACCACTATCACAGAGGCTAACCTGAACCTTCTGGGTAGTGCGGTGTAGTGCCGACAACTGAATCTTTCCACCATCGCTAGTGTACTTAATAGCATTATCTACTAGATTAATCAAGACTTGGCGGATTCTTTCTTCGTCGATGTAGACCTTGGGCAAATCGGCCGGGATGTCAGTTTCGATCGTGATGGACTTGGCCTCACACCGATCGCGTAACGACTCGAGTACGTCGTAGCAAAGATTGGGTAGGGCGATTGGTTGGAGATGGATGTTCAGCTCGGCGTTGCGTCCATGGGCGGTTTGGAGAATGTCCGTGATCATGCCATTGATATTCCGCAGCTGCGATCGTGCTTGGCGGATTACCTGGGTAATTAAGGCTGGGGTAAGACCGCTGACTTGACCTTCTTTGGGGTGGAAGCCCCGGTCCAGCGTTTCGAGGGCGATCGATGCGGCGGTGAGGGGATTGCGTAGGTCATGCGCCAGCATCGAGATGACTTGATCCTTGAATTTTATTTGAGCTTCGAGTTCGGCTTTTTCCTGCTTGAGGCGAAAAACTTCATCGGACAGCTCGAGGAGTTCTGATGCGGCGGCGAGTTCGTAGGTGCCGCTGGATTTGGACGGTTGATCGAGACTGGCTTGAGGGGGAGGGGGGGCGACGGCTTGACGCTGTTCCTGTTCCCAGCGCGGCCAACGCTTCCGCAGTTCGGTCAAAAAGTTGCTGCCCACCATCATTTGACGGGGTTCTGGCGCAATTTTGATCAGGGCCGGTGTGGTGAGAAGCCGAAAATGTTCAGCGAGATGTGGCTGTTCTGTGACATCAATAACTTGTAAGTCGTAGTCCTTCGCATCGCCTAACTCTTCGAGGAGCTGCCGGACTTGCCGAATTTGCTCGCGAGAGACGGGTCGCCGATCGACGAAGAGCAGCAATTGCAGGGGATGTTTAGATCGAGATAGGGGATCAGGAAGAGCCTGCATAGGGATACTTGATCACAGGTGAGAAAGGGACGAGGGAAACACAAGCGGGGCGGAATCAGTTCCCACCATTTCGAGATTGGCTGGACCACAATGTGTGGTGTCTCAAACCAGAAAATTTAACTTATTCTACCTGTCTCTCTGAGTGATTCTAGCGAATCTTGAAACTTTGTATGGTTTTGTGTGATTGTGAGCGCGGAAGTCGCCGCAATTTTTACAGTGTTCATTCACCCTGTAAAGTGGAAATAACTTGCCACAAAGGTATTTGGCGCTAGTCGTTCAAAGGCCCGATTGGTCTAAGTTGATCGTGGCTACGCTGAATCGTTGTGTGATTGCCATTGCGTTACGAATCATGAAGATCTTGGTGCTGACTTGGGAATTTCCACCGCGCATTGTTGGTGGTATTGCGCGGCATGTGGGTGAGCTATATCCGGAGTTGGTCAAGCTGGGCCATGTGGTGCAACTGATTACGGTGCAATTTGGCGATTTACCGCTACAGGCGGTAGTTGAAGGGATTCAAGTGCATCGGGTCACGGTGGGTCAAAGCCAGGATTTTTTCCACTGGGTGGGCCAAATGAATCAGGCGATCGGGGCTTATGCCGCTCAGCTGATTCATGACGAGGGGCCGTTTGATTTGGTGCATGCCCATGATTGGCTGGTGGGAGATAGTGCGATCGCCCTCAAGCATCATTTCAAGTTGCCGTTGGTGGCGACGATTCATGCGACGGAGCATGGTCGGAACCGGGGGATTCACAATCATGTGCATCAGCATGTGCATCATCAAGAACATACGCTGACCTACGAAGCGTGGCGGGTGATTGTCTGTACCAACTATATGCGTCAGGAGTTGCACACAACGCTGCAGCTGCCGTTGAATAAAGTCGATGTGATTTATAACGGGATTCGATCGGAAAAGAAGCCGTTGGTGGTGGGCGCGGAGCGGCAGACGTTCCGGCGACGGTTTGCCCAAGATGATGAGGCGATTGTCTATTACGTTGGACGCATGGCCCATGAGAAGGGGATCGCCCGGTTGGTCGAGGCGGCCCCCCAAGTTTTAGATCAAATGCAGGGCAAGGTGAAATTTGTGATTGTTGGTGGTGGGAATACCGTGCCGTTTCAGCGGCAGGTTCAGCAGCAACGGCTGGGACCACATTTTACGTTTACCGGATTCTTGCCGGATGCGGAGCTGGATGTGTTTCAGACGATCGCTGATTGTGCGGTGTTTCCCAGTCTGTATGAACCGTTCGGGATCGTTGCCCTGGAGAGCTTTGCGGCGCGGGTGCCGGTGGTGGTATCGGACGCTGGGGGATTGCCCGAGGTGGTGCAGCATCAAGAAACGGGGATCGTGACGCGGCGGGATGATCCAACGTCGATCGCGGCGGGGATTTTGCAAGTGTTAAATCATCCCCAGCTTTCTGCCCAACTGGTGGAGAACGCGTACCAAGATCTAAATAAGCGGTTTCGCTGGGATCAGATTGCGGTGCAGACCCAGGCGGTTTACGAGCAGGTCTTGACTGAGCGGCGGGACATTGACTGGTAGCTGTGGCCGGCTCTCGGGACCGCTGGTTGAGATTTGGATGACTTGCGGGTGCGGTGATGTCAGATCAGACGATGTCGGTGACGCAGCGGTGCGATTGGTTGCGGCAGCATACGGTATTTGCGGCGCTCTCGGATGAGGCGTTGCAGGCGATCGCGGCGGTGATATCGGTACAACGGTTGGCGGAAAACCAAAGGCTGGCCCGCGAAGATACCCAGCCGACAGCGGTCTATATTTTGCAATCGGGGCATCTGGAGAGCTATCGCACCAGTGCGACGAGTATGGCTCAGGTGTCGAATCTGTTGCCGGGATCGGTGGTGTATCTGCGCGAGGTGTTGCTGGCGCAGCCGTTACAGGAAACTACGGTGGCCCTGGGGAATGTGGTGGTGTGGGCGATTCCGGCGGAGTCGTGCCGGGCGATCGCCCACACCTATCCGGCGGTGAATCAATTAGTCTCACAGCAATTGGCCGATCAGCTCCAGGAAATGTCGGCGGAGTTGGAATATGAGCGGGATCGCCAGGTGGCGTTGCGGCCTTATTTGGTGAATAAGGTGCAGCGGGGGATCGTGGGGACGAGTCGGTATGCGATGCGGCTGCGGCAGGCCATCAAGCAGGCGAATGGCGATCGTGAATCGGTGTTGATCTTTGGGGAGCCGGGACTGGAAAAAGATAATGTGGCGGGGTTGATTCACTTTGGGTCGCCCTGGCGAAAGTTGCCATTTGTCAAAGTCGATTGCAATTTGTTGCAGGCGAATGGGGCGGATCTGTTTGGCCGGGTGGGGGGCAAGGCGGGGTTGCTGGAGTGGGTGGGTGAAGGCACGCTGTTGCTGAATAATTTCGAGCTGTTGCCGTCGTCGTTGGATGAATCGATCGCGGCATTGTTAGCGACGCAGACCTATGTGCCGGTGGCCCGCGCCGGGGATGATCCGCC
The Romeriopsis navalis LEGE 11480 DNA segment above includes these coding regions:
- a CDS encoding glycosyltransferase family 4 protein, translated to MKILVLTWEFPPRIVGGIARHVGELYPELVKLGHVVQLITVQFGDLPLQAVVEGIQVHRVTVGQSQDFFHWVGQMNQAIGAYAAQLIHDEGPFDLVHAHDWLVGDSAIALKHHFKLPLVATIHATEHGRNRGIHNHVHQHVHHQEHTLTYEAWRVIVCTNYMRQELHTTLQLPLNKVDVIYNGIRSEKKPLVVGAERQTFRRRFAQDDEAIVYYVGRMAHEKGIARLVEAAPQVLDQMQGKVKFVIVGGGNTVPFQRQVQQQRLGPHFTFTGFLPDAELDVFQTIADCAVFPSLYEPFGIVALESFAARVPVVVSDAGGLPEVVQHQETGIVTRRDDPTSIAAGILQVLNHPQLSAQLVENAYQDLNKRFRWDQIAVQTQAVYEQVLTERRDIDW
- a CDS encoding Npun_R1517 family heterocyst differentiation transcriptional regulator, with amino-acid sequence MGKEVVTMCRDAHAYQQTTTQQHAASAEVGVYECEINLKFRLIEEKAIFKDRDQLLELLLEAFTYGNDEYMETLQVDVNTQAMPEVNASPKMRRQLIRLRNSKDIA
- a CDS encoding histidine kinase, with the translated sequence MQALPDPLSRSKHPLQLLLFVDRRPVSREQIRQVRQLLEELGDAKDYDLQVIDVTEQPHLAEHFRLLTTPALIKIAPEPRQMMVGSNFLTELRKRWPRWEQEQRQAVAPPPPQASLDQPSKSSGTYELAAASELLELSDEVFRLKQEKAELEAQIKFKDQVISMLAHDLRNPLTAASIALETLDRGFHPKEGQVSGLTPALITQVIRQARSQLRNINGMITDILQTAHGRNAELNIHLQPIALPNLCYDVLESLRDRCEAKSITIETDIPADLPKVYIDEERIRQVLINLVDNAIKYTSDGGKIQLSALHRTTQKVQVSLCDSGLGIPEDQFNLIFDDHVRLQRDQDESGYGIGLNLCQRIIRAHYGQIWVDSVLRQGSCFHFTLPVDIN